Proteins encoded within one genomic window of Erinaceus europaeus chromosome 13, mEriEur2.1, whole genome shotgun sequence:
- the LOC132542596 gene encoding zinc finger protein 14-like — MSVGKKSQNRRKSQKCEVYNKLFTYSNHLQQHERTHSGEKPYECKLCSKTFRQSSSLQKHQKIHSGEKPYECKVCSKAFTQSSNLQTHERIHSGKKPYECKVCSKAFRQSSNLRTHERIHSGEKPYECKLCSKTFRQSSSLQKHERTHSGEKPYECKLCSKTYGQSSHLRRHELTHSGEKPYECKLCSKTFRQSSSLQKHERTHSGEKPYECKQCSKTFRQSSHLWTHQKIHNGEKPYECKLCSKTFRQSSSLEKHEITHSGEKPYECK, encoded by the coding sequence ATGTCAGTGGGCAAAAAAAGTCAGAATCGTAGAAAATCTCAAAaatgtgaagtatacaacaaattattcacttattctAATCATCTTCagcaacatgaaagaactcacagtggagagaaaccctatgaatgtaaactatgtagtaaaacattcaggcaatccagTAGTCTTCAGAAACATCaaaaaattcacagtggagagaaaccctatgaatgtaaagtatgtagtaaagcattcacgCAATCCAgtaatcttcagacacatgaaagaattcacagtggaaagaaaccctatgaatgtaaagtatgtagtaaagcattcaggcaatccagtaatcttcggacacatgaaagaattcacagtggagagaaaccctatgaatgtaaactatgcagtaaaacattcaggcaatccagtagtcttcagaaacatgaaagaactcacagtggagagaaaccctatgaatgtaaactatgtagtaaaacatatGGGCAATCCAGTCATCTTCGGAGACATGAGctaactcacagtggagagaaaccctatgaatgtaaactatgtagtaaaacattcaggcaatccagtagtcttcagaaacatgaaagaactcacagtggagagaaaccctatgaatgtaaacagtgtagtaaaacattcaggcaatccagTCATCTTTGGACACATCAAAAAAttcacaatggagagaaaccctatgaatgtaaactatgtagtaaaacattcaggcaatccagTAGTCTTGAGAAACATGAaataactcacagtggagagaaaccctatgaatgtaaatag